Genomic window (Candidatus Scalindua japonica):
ACAAATGCGTCCTTTTGACGCAGAAGTTGATTAATCTTATCTGTTCTCTGCTCCACACGTTTCTCAAGATCCTGGTTCAGGGTAGCTAACTGGTCCTGTAATTGTTTGGTACGCATGGCTGCTCTGACACGCGCCCGCAATTCAAACGAATCAAAAGGTTTTGTTACGTAATCCACGGCACCAAGGTCTAATCCCCTGATACGGCTTCCATTATCATCAGCAGCCGAAAGAAAAATAACCGGAATCATACAAAGCACGGTATCATCCTTCAAAGCTTGACAGACTTCAAAACCGGACATTTCAGGCATATCTACATCCAGAAGAATCAAATCCGGCTTTTCTCGATGGGCAGACTCAAGCGCCCTCTTTCCATCCTCTACACAGAGAACTTCAAGACTCTCTTTTTTCAGATGGACTTTAGCAATTGCCATGATTTTTGGGTTATCATCAACAATTAAAACCTTCACTGTTACAATCCTTTCATATCGGGAGTTCAGAAATTAAATATTAACAAATAGTATACCAATCTCCGGAAACTACACGGCCTTTCAGGAGGTATGAGACATTTTCCTTACATATAATGGTTTCAGTATTTCCAGGTTAAATTCTCATTTTTAATTCGTATTAACAAGTTGTCGATTAACATATTTTACTTCGCATTCCCGACTCAGTAATCAGTAATCATAACATTTGTTTTCCTACTTCGATCTACTGCCTGATAAAGTACTTCAAACTTGTTCAAAGCTGTTGTGGCGGCCTCCAAGTCCCTTGCTTTAGCTGCTTTCTCCAGTGTTTTCGCGGCCTCAGTTAAAATTGGATATCCATAACTGCCACCTGCACCTTTCATCTGATGAGCAAGCCGACAGAGACCGTTATAGTCTTCACTCTCCAATACCTTACGCATAGAAGCTATATCCTCTTTTAATCCGGCAACAAATTCATCAATAAGTTCCACTAGATCCTCGTCATCCGAATATTCAGAGCAAATCTCTTCCGGAGTACCTTGTTGCCTATCTTTAGATACCTTAACTTCATTTCTATTTTCATATCTATCTTCTTTCAATCTACAATCCCTGCCTTGCCGGTCGGCATGAACATCCCCTACCTTTTCAGCAGGCAGTTGCAATTCGGGATTGTTTTGTTCTTTTTCCCCGTTACTCAGATTCCTGTCTATTGCTTCCGCAAGTTTTTGCACGTTAATCGGTTTGGAGACATAATCGTTCATACCGGCCTCAAGGCATTTCTCACGGTCGCCTTTCATAGCATTAGCCGTCATGGCTATTATTGGAATGTTATGATTCCTAACTGCTGAATTCAGATCTCGTATGGTACCGGTGGCTTCATAGCCATCCATCACCGGCATCTGACAGTCCATCAATACAAGGTCGTAATCAAATTTTTCCAGTGATTCGACGGCCTCCCTGCCATTAGTAGCAAGGTCCGCATGGTATCCAAGTTTTTTCCCTAATATGCGTAATGCTATCTTCTGATTGACAACATTATCCTCTGTCAGAAGTATACGGATACGCTGTTTATGGTCTTCTGAAATAGAATATTGAGTAACTATTTGGCCCTCTGTCTCTTTTCCATCCTTTCCAGATTCACCAGTAACAATTCTGAGACAATCAAATAACTGCATTTTTTTTACAGGCTTTGTCAGATATGCAGCAACGCCCATTCTTTTAAAATGTTCCGCATCTCCACGCCTGCCAACGGATGCCAACATCACAAGGACAAGGTCCTGAAGTTCCGGATCAGTCTTTATTTCCCTGCAAAGTAATTCTCCATCTATTTCAGGCATACAATAGTCAAGCAGGGCGACCCGAAACGGATTACCCTCTTTAGTTGCGGCAGCCAGTTTTTTTATTGCCTCATCACTTGAAGCGGCCTCTTCTACCAGACAACTCCATGATTCCAGATACATTCTAAAGATGTAACGATTCGTATTGTTGTCATCAACAATCAGCACTCGAAACTTCTTGATAGAGCCAAGTTCGAATGGTCTCTGTAATTGATCAGGCTGTTTTCTAAGCACAGCGGTAAACCAGAATGTCGATCCCTTTCCTTCCTCACTTTCAACACCGATCTGACCTCCCATTAACGCTACAATCTGTTTGGAAATTGACAATCCAAGGCCGGTACCTCCATACTTTCTGGTAGTAGAGGTGTCTGCCTGAGAAAATGGCTTGAATAAACGGTCCATACGATCATCAGGTATACCGATTCCGGTATCTCTAATATCAAACCTCACAGTGACATGCGAATCCGTTTCCTCAGCCATAGTCATATTAACACTGACCTCACCTTTATGTGTAAATTTAATGGCATTTCCCGTAAGGTTGTTTAAAACCTGTCGCAATCGTCCAGGATCACCATGCAAAAGGGAAGGTACTTCCGGGCTCATAAAGCATGAAAATATCAGGCCTTTCTTTTTTGCCTTGAAAGCAAAGAGGTCTATAGTACTTTCTTCTGCAATGCGCAGGTCAAAGTCGATATTTTCAATTTCCAGTTTTCCAACCTCGATCTTGGAAAAATCGAGAATATCATTAATAATTGACAGTAAAGCGTCCGTGCTGTTCTGGACAACCCTGGCATATTCACGCTGTTCATTAGTCAATTTAGTGTCGAGTAATAAATCTGTCATACCTACGATACCATTCATTGGTGTGCGTATTTCGTGGCTCATGTTGGCCAGAAATTCACTCTTGGCCTGATTGGCAATTTCCGCCCTTTTTTGTGCTTCCGTTGCGCTTTTCATCTTCGCCAGAGCGTTTTTTTCACCCCTCCTTAACATCTCTTCCATATGTTTCCGTTGTGTTACATCTTCATTGACCGCAACAAAATGGGTAATATAACCTGCATCATTATTGACAGGAGAAATTGAAGTATACTCCCAATAGAGTACACCATTCTTCTTCTTATTACAGAACTCACCCCGCCACTCTTCACCGGACTTAATAGTTTTCCATAAATGTTCGTAATCTTTTAGTGGAGTTTTACCGGATTTTAATATACGCGGTGTTTGTCCCAGCGACTCTTCCACGGTGTAGCCGGTTAGCTCTGTGAACTTTGGATTGACATATTCAATATTGCCTTCGATGTCAGTAATCATCACGGAGTTTGGGCTTTGTTTAACAGCTTCTGATAGCTTACTTAAATTCTCTTCAATTCTTATACGTTCTGATATGTCTTCTTTTACTGCAACAAAATGGGTGGTCTCTCCCGCCTTATT
Coding sequences:
- a CDS encoding PAS domain S-box protein → MNTEEKGSKGNRKNILKRGLGRTLIFWFLVLSIIPMTVVSVISYHNAYKSRHNDAEKALRLTAKIKTEYIHSYFSGMLTALRQQSETRLKIELMEELRKAFKESNKPLKDFVNSTEWTQIVVEQGNDIANYRSTYDYKDIYLIDNRGNIFFSAGDGDSAGTNLFTGKRSDTLFAAACKKALETGKPAFSDYEFYSLSDDLMSGFVASAIIDNFGEKIGLLAFQFPISQIDKIMQTEVGLGKTAETYLIGLDLKMRSNSILNKEKTLLQNMIKTEQTRLWQSEHIAKTKQDNMEEKAFIYDGFHGKRVLGIHNQMKIADVPFAVIAEVEEAEAFASVIILRNTVFFILGGTVLVVIIIAIILSGRIVRPIKELSYGLKRIAEGQLNHKVEIESANEIGELSLNFNHMLYTLCNMMKQITESRDNMFLEIAERKQIEENLRKLSQAVEQSPASVVITNKEGDIEYVNPKFTKLTGYTIEEVIGKNPRVLKSNETSCKEYKKLWDTITSGNLWTGRFHNKKKNGELYWEHANISPIQNKAGETTHFVAVKEDISERIRIEENLSKLSEAVKQSPNSVMITDIEGNIEYVNPKFTELTGYTVEESLGQTPRILKSGKTPLKDYEHLWKTIKSGEEWRGEFCNKKKNGVLYWEYTSISPVNNDAGYITHFVAVNEDVTQRKHMEEMLRRGEKNALAKMKSATEAQKRAEIANQAKSEFLANMSHEIRTPMNGIVGMTDLLLDTKLTNEQREYARVVQNSTDALLSIINDILDFSKIEVGKLEIENIDFDLRIAEESTIDLFAFKAKKKGLIFSCFMSPEVPSLLHGDPGRLRQVLNNLTGNAIKFTHKGEVSVNMTMAEETDSHVTVRFDIRDTGIGIPDDRMDRLFKPFSQADTSTTRKYGGTGLGLSISKQIVALMGGQIGVESEEGKGSTFWFTAVLRKQPDQLQRPFELGSIKKFRVLIVDDNNTNRYIFRMYLESWSCLVEEAASSDEAIKKLAAATKEGNPFRVALLDYCMPEIDGELLCREIKTDPELQDLVLVMLASVGRRGDAEHFKRMGVAAYLTKPVKKMQLFDCLRIVTGESGKDGKETEGQIVTQYSISEDHKQRIRILLTEDNVVNQKIALRILGKKLGYHADLATNGREAVESLEKFDYDLVLMDCQMPVMDGYEATGTIRDLNSAVRNHNIPIIAMTANAMKGDREKCLEAGMNDYVSKPINVQKLAEAIDRNLSNGEKEQNNPELQLPAEKVGDVHADRQGRDCRLKEDRYENRNEVKVSKDRQQGTPEEICSEYSDDEDLVELIDEFVAGLKEDIASMRKVLESEDYNGLCRLAHQMKGAGGSYGYPILTEAAKTLEKAAKARDLEAATTALNKFEVLYQAVDRSRKTNVMITDY